Proteins from a genomic interval of Granulicella sp. L56:
- the truB gene encoding tRNA pseudouridine(55) synthase TruB, whose protein sequence is MNGLLVLDKPSGLTSHDVVAIVRRATGEKSIGHLGTLDPMATGVLPLLLGKYTRLAQFFGQAEKYYEGSIRFGFATDTFDAEGTAVGDPQPLTRSLEELRELSERFRGEIDQMPPVYSAKKINGVAAHKLARAGIEVAVKPARITIHAFRLRKLQGDVAAFEMQVSAGGYVRSVANELGQLAECGAHLASLRRTRAGVFTLNEAVTVEQLKQASGPEEIAALLPHPRTLLPEMPAVTVDEQMAGRLRNGMQVNLPEFSQAPLVKVFTSPTDLLAIAKRVAGTLMQPIVVMG, encoded by the coding sequence ATGAACGGTCTTCTGGTATTGGATAAGCCCTCAGGGCTTACATCGCATGACGTTGTAGCTATTGTTCGCCGGGCTACGGGCGAAAAGTCTATTGGACATCTTGGCACGCTGGACCCTATGGCTACCGGGGTTCTTCCTCTTTTGCTTGGCAAATACACTCGCTTGGCGCAGTTTTTTGGACAGGCGGAAAAGTATTATGAGGGGTCGATTCGCTTCGGCTTTGCAACCGACACTTTTGATGCTGAGGGAACTGCGGTGGGTGATCCGCAACCGCTGACGCGCTCGCTTGAGGAGCTTCGTGAGTTAAGCGAGCGGTTTCGTGGCGAGATTGATCAGATGCCTCCGGTTTATTCCGCAAAAAAAATCAATGGCGTTGCGGCGCACAAGCTGGCTCGCGCTGGAATCGAGGTTGCGGTGAAGCCTGCGCGGATTACGATTCATGCCTTCAGGCTGCGGAAGTTACAGGGCGACGTGGCTGCGTTTGAGATGCAGGTGTCGGCTGGTGGGTATGTTCGTTCGGTGGCAAATGAGTTGGGGCAGCTTGCGGAGTGCGGAGCGCATCTGGCTTCGTTGCGACGAACTCGTGCTGGCGTGTTTACGCTGAACGAAGCGGTGACGGTGGAGCAGTTGAAACAGGCGAGCGGTCCTGAAGAGATTGCGGCTCTGTTGCCGCATCCGCGAACGCTGCTGCCGGAGATGCCTGCGGTGACGGTGGATGAACAGATGGCGGGACGGCTGCGGAATGGGATGCAGGTGAACCTGCCGGAGTTCTCGCAGGCTCCATTGGTGAAGGTCTTTACCAGTCCGACGGATCTGCTGGCGATTGCAAAGCGAGTGGCCGGGACGCTGATGCAGCCTATTGTTGTGATGGGGTAG
- a CDS encoding 6-carboxytetrahydropterin synthase, giving the protein MILLTRKAEFSSAHFYWNDAWSAEENQRVFGKCSNRNGHGHNYTLEVTVAGEVDPVSGFVVDLKQLKDILEREVVSVYDHRHLNLEVPEFAKKIPTTENIAIAIWQRLEGKIPNAKLHRVRVYEMPDLFADFYGER; this is encoded by the coding sequence ATGATCTTATTGACACGCAAAGCCGAGTTTTCTTCCGCACATTTTTATTGGAATGATGCGTGGTCTGCTGAGGAGAACCAGCGGGTCTTCGGCAAGTGCTCGAATCGTAACGGTCATGGGCATAATTACACGCTTGAGGTTACTGTGGCCGGTGAGGTCGATCCGGTATCGGGGTTTGTGGTCGATCTTAAGCAGTTGAAAGATATTCTGGAGCGCGAGGTCGTCAGCGTGTATGACCATCGGCACCTCAATCTGGAAGTGCCGGAGTTTGCGAAGAAGATTCCGACGACAGAGAACATCGCGATTGCAATCTGGCAGCGGCTCGAAGGCAAGATTCCGAATGCGAAGCTGCACCGGGTTCGGGTGTATGAGATGCCCGATCTCTTTGCCGACTTTTATGGTGAGCGATGA
- the folE gene encoding GTP cyclohydrolase I FolE: protein MAGMSATLDSVSLEAASTQELYRELLRRMGEDPDRDGLVRTPERMEKSMAFLTKGYAMDVTSVLHDALFDVDYDEMVIVKDIEFFSQCEHHLLPFFGKAHIAYVPNGKVIGLSKIPRLVDVFARRLQVQERLTKQVSEAIQEAINPQGVAVILEAQHLCMMMRGVEKQHSSTVTSSMLGVFKEQSQTRSEFLSLVRRQGNGI, encoded by the coding sequence ATGGCAGGCATGTCCGCCACACTTGATTCCGTTTCGCTTGAAGCTGCTTCGACGCAGGAGCTGTACCGTGAATTGCTGCGCCGCATGGGCGAAGACCCTGATCGCGATGGCCTGGTGCGCACGCCGGAGCGTATGGAGAAATCGATGGCCTTTTTGACCAAGGGCTATGCGATGGATGTTACCTCTGTTCTGCATGATGCGTTGTTCGATGTGGACTACGACGAGATGGTGATCGTGAAGGACATCGAATTTTTCTCGCAGTGCGAGCACCATCTGCTGCCGTTCTTCGGCAAGGCACACATCGCCTATGTGCCGAATGGCAAGGTGATCGGGTTGAGCAAGATTCCGCGACTGGTGGATGTCTTCGCGCGTCGGCTGCAGGTGCAGGAGCGGCTGACGAAGCAGGTGAGCGAGGCAATTCAGGAGGCGATCAATCCGCAGGGCGTCGCGGTGATCCTGGAGGCGCAGCACCTGTGCATGATGATGCGTGGTGTGGAGAAGCAGCACTCGTCTACGGTGACCTCGTCGATGCTGGGCGTGTTCAAAGAACAGAGTCAGACACGGAGTGAGTTCTTGTCGCTGGTGCGGCGACAGGGGAATGGAATTTAG
- a CDS encoding 6-carboxytetrahydropterin synthase, with product MKAYLSRRYHFPASHRLNSDAYDAEGNRAVFGKCNNPHGHGHNYTVQVTVSGEVDPATGMVCNLGELDAFAQTNLLDCFDHANLNTLDCFRESVSTTENLSIEVYRIFRSFPAAHLERVHVEETSNNSFDYAGGIDPGFI from the coding sequence ATGAAGGCCTATCTTTCACGACGCTATCATTTTCCGGCCTCGCATCGTTTGAACAGCGATGCGTATGACGCAGAAGGGAACCGGGCTGTTTTTGGCAAGTGCAACAATCCGCATGGGCACGGGCATAACTACACCGTGCAGGTGACGGTGAGCGGAGAGGTCGATCCGGCGACGGGCATGGTTTGCAATCTTGGTGAGCTGGATGCGTTTGCACAAACAAATCTGCTGGATTGTTTTGACCACGCGAATTTGAACACGCTGGATTGCTTTCGCGAATCGGTTTCGACGACAGAGAATCTAAGTATTGAGGTTTACCGTATTTTTCGTAGTTTTCCTGCTGCCCATTTGGAGCGGGTGCATGTCGAAGAGACGAGCAATAACTCCTTCGACTATGCAGGTGGTATAGATCCCGGTTTCATCTAA